ACGGCCACGTTCATGGTCGTCGCCGCGGTCATGCTCCCCGGCTTCTGGTCCCGCATCGCGGTGTTCCTCGCCCTCATCTTCGGCTACCTGCTGTCCTGGGTCGCCGACGGGCTCCTCGGCCCCATCACCTCCGTCCTGCCGACCAGCAACGGCGAGGCCGTCGAGCACGACCGCGTCAGCTGGGCCGGTGTCCAGGCCGCAGACTGGATCGGGCTCCCGAGCGGCACCCTCGCCGACGGCGTGTCCGCCGTCCACGGGCCCTCCTTCTCGCTGACCTTCTTCCTGCTCGTGCTCCCGGGCGTGATCGCGCTCGTGGCCGAGAACACCGGTCACGTCAAGGCGGTCGCGGAGATGACCGGCGAGGACCTCGACCCCTACATGGGGCGGGCCATCGGTGCCGACGGCCTGGCGACCGCGCTCGCCTCGTCGTTCGGCGGCTCGCCGACCACGACGTACGCCGAGAACATCGGCGTCATGGGCGCGACGCGCGTCTACTCCACCGCCGCCTACTACGTCGCCGCGGCCGTGGCGATCCTGCTGGGCCTGTGCCCCAAGTTCGGTGCCATCGTCAACGCGACGCCGGGCGGGGTGCTCGGCGGGATCACGCTGGTGCTCTACGGCATGATCGGACTCGTGGGCGCCAAGATCTGGGTCGAGAACAGGGTCGACTTCGGCAACCCCGTCAACATGGTCGGCCTGGCCGCCGGCATCATCGCGGGCGTCGGCAACGTGAGCCTGCAGATCACCGACGACTTCGAGCTGACCGGCATCGCCCTCGGCACGATCCTCGTCATCGTCTACTTCCACCTGGTCAAGGGCCGCACCGGTACGGGCGTCGGCGCAGTGACGCGCAACCTGAGCCACCCCGACTACGACGAGGGTGTCGACGACGTGGCCTCGAAGGGGGACCCCGACACCCGATGAAGCCAGCACCGTTCCGCTACCGCCGTCCGGGGAGCCTCGAGGAGGCGCTCGAGGCCCTGGCGGCGGAGCCGGGAGCCAAGGTGCTGGCCGGGGGCCAGAGCCTGGTCCCCCTGCTCAACATGCGGTTGGCGGCGCCACCGGCGCTGGTGGACATCAACGGGCTCCCCGACCTCGACCACGTCACGGTCTCCGACGACGGGGTCAGGGTCGGGGCGCTCGCCCGCCACGCCGACGTCCTCGCGCACGAGGGCGCCCGCGAGGCGCAGCCGCTGCTGGCCCGGGCGCTCTCCCACGTGGCGCACGCGACCATCCGCAACCGCGGCACCACGGTGGGCTCGATCGTGCACGCCGACGCCGCGGCCGAGATGCCGACGGTGCTGGCGGTCCTCGACGGTTCCGTCACGGTCGCGTCCGTGCGGGGCACACGCACCATCCCGGCCGCCGAGCTGTTCGCGGGACCCCTCGAGTCGACCCTGGCGGCCGACGAGGTCGCCACCGAGGCGTTCTTCCCGGCCCGTCGACCGGGGGAGGGTTCGGGCTTCGCCGAGATCGCCCGGCGTCACGGTGACTACGCCCTGGTCGGCGTCGCCGGCGTCGTACGTCGGGAGGGTGACCGGCTCGCCGAGGCGCGGCTGGGCTACCTCTCGGTCGACGACGTGCCCACCGTGGTCGACGTGACGGGTCTCGAGCCGGACGCCGCGGCCGACCGGGCGCTCGAGGTGCTCGAGCCCGAGGCCGACATCCATGCCACCGCCGCCTACCGCGCCCAGCTGGTGCGGGTCCTGACCCGGCGGGTGCTGGCGGCCGCCACCGACGACGCGGGACAGCCATGACCGAAGAGCTCCACGACCTCCGACTGATCGTCAACGGCGCCACCCACGCGGTGCGCGTGCCGGCCCGTCGGCTGCTCTCCGACGCGCTGCGTCACGACTGCGGCCTCACCGGCACCCACGTCGGGTGCGAGCACGGCGTGTGCGGTGCCTGCACCGTGCTGCTCGACGGCCGGGCGGTCCGCTCGTGCCTGGTGTTCGCCGTCTCCGCGGAGGGCGCCGACATCACCACGGTCGAGGGCCTGACCCGTGACGACGGCACGCTCGGTCCGGTCCAGCAGGCCTTCGCCGACTGCCACGGGCTGCAGTGCGGTTTCTGCACGCCCGGGTTCCTCACCACCATCACTGCCGGTCTGCGTGACAACCCCGATCCCTCCGAGGAGGAGGCCCGCGACATGATCGCCGGCAACCTGTGCCGCTGCACCGGTTACCAGAACATCGTGGCGGCCGTCCGCCGCGCCGCCGAGCTGGCCGCCGACGAGGAGCCCGCGTGACCACCAAGCTCTTCGGCAGCAAGGTCCCCCGGGTCGAGGACCAGCGGCTGCTGCGTGGCCAGGGCCGCTACGCCGACGACGTCCTGGTCGGCCAGCGGGTGCTCCACGCCGCGGTGCTGCGCTCCCCGCACGCCCACGCCCGCATCCTCGACATCGACGTCGGCGACGTGCTCGAGGTCGACGGCGTGCACGCCGTGTGGACCCACGAGGACCTGCAGGGCGCGATGGCCGAGCCGCTCCCGCTCCTGATCCCCCACCCGACGCTCACCCACGGCCGCACCCAGTACGCCCTGGCCCGCGACGAGGTCAACTACGTCGGCGAGGCCGTCGCGTTCGTCGTGGCCGAGGACCGCTACGTCGCCGAGGACGCGGTGACCCGGATCCGGGTCGACTACGAGGTCCTCGAGCCCGTCGTCGGCGTGGAGGCCGCCCGCGCGGCGCAGAAGGCGGTCCACGACGACGTCCCCGACAACGTCGCGGCCCGGATGGAGCAGGAGAACGGCGACGCGCGCGCCGCGATCGCGGACGCACCCCACACGCTCTCGCTCGACCTCACCATCGAGCGCTCGGCCTGCCAGCCCCTGGAGGGGCGCGGCGTCGTCGCCCGCTGGGACCCCGACCTGGGCCGGATGACGGTGTGGTCCTCGACGCAGACCTCCACCGGCGTACGCGGTTGCGTGGCCGCCAAGCTGGGCCTCGACCTGGGCCAGGTCGACGTCATCACGCCCGACGTCGGCGGCGGCTTCGGGGTCAAGATCAACCACCCGTGGCCGGAGGAGCTGCTGGTGCCCCTCGCTGCGCGGACCCTCGGCGTCCCGGTGCGCTTCACCGAGGACCGGCGCGAGCACTTCATCTCCTCCGCGCACGAGCGGGGCCAGGTCCACCACGTCGAGGTGGGCTTCGACGACGAGGGGCGGATCCTCGGCCTCGACGTGGAGTTCTGGCACGACCACGGCGCCTACATCCCCTACGGCCTGATCGTCCCGATCATCACCTCGACCCAGCTGCTGGGCCCCTACAAGCCGCAGAGCTACCGGGTGCGGTTCGAGAGCCTCTACACCAACACCGTGATGGTGACGCCCTACCGCGGGGCGGGCCGGCCGCAGGGCTGCTTCGTCATGGAGCGGACGATGGACGCGATCGCCGCCGCCCTGGGGCGCGACCGCACCGAGGTCCGTGCCGCCAACTTCATCCAGCCCGACGAGTTCCCCTTCGACCAGGGCCTGGTCTTCCAGGACGGGCGCGAGCTCGAGTACGACTCCGGCGACTACCCCGCCCTGCTCGACCGGCTCAAGGACCTCGTCGGGTGGGAGGAGTTCCCGGCCTTCCGCGAGGAGATGGCGGCGCAGGGACGGCGCGTCGGCATCGGCCTCGCCTGCTACGTGGAGGGGACCGGTGTCGGCCCCTACGAGGGTGCCCACGTCCACATCGAGACCTCCGGGAAGGTGAAGGTCGCCACCGGCCTGACCAGCCAGGGCCAGGGCCACCAGACGGCGTTCGCGCAGATCGTGGCCGACGAGCTGGGCGTGCCGTTCGAGCAGGTCGAGGTCACCACCGGCGACACGCGCCGGATGCCGTACGCCGTGGGGACCTTCGCCTCGCGCGCGGCGGTGATGAGCGGCTCGGCGATCCACCTGGCCGCCCAGCGCGCCAAGGAGAAGGCGCTCCGCATCGCGGCGGACGCGCTCGAGGCCGACGAGGCCGACCTCGAGCTGGTCGACGGCACGGTCCGGGTCCGCGGCACCGAGACCGGCATCGACCTCGGCACGGTGGCGGTGCTGTCCAACCCGTTGCGCTACGCCTTCGACGAGGCCTCCAAGGCCGCGACCCAGTTCTCCGTCGGTGATCCCGGCAAGCCGCCTGTCGCGGAGGACGACGAGCCGGGCCTGGAGGGCAAGGACTTCTACTCCCCGGAGCGGTCGACCTATGCGAGCGGGATGCACGCGGTGATCGTGGAGACCGACCCCGAGACCGCGGAGATCAGGATCCTCAAGTACGCCGTGGTCCACGACTGCGGCCACCTCATCAACCCGATGATCGTCGAGGGCCAGATCCACGGGGGGGTGGCGCAGGGGGTCGGCGGTGCGCTCTACGAGCGGATGGCCTACGACGAGTCGGGCCAGCTGCTCAACGCCTCCTTCATGGACTTCCTCATGCCCTACGTCACCGAGGTGCCGGCCGGCATCGACATCGACCACCTCGAGACGCCCTCCCCGCTCAACCCGCTCGGCATCAAGGGCGCCGGCGAGGCCGGGGTGATCCCGTCCGCGGCGGTCTTCGCGGCGGCGATCGAGGACGCCGAGGGGATCCCGATCACCGCGATGCCGATCTCGCCCTCGGAGCTCTTCGACCTACGGACCCAGCGACAGACGCAGCAGGAGACGACATGAAGTTCGCCGGAGAGAACACCCTGCACGCCCCGGTCGAGCAGGCCTGGGACGCCCTGCTCGACCCGGCGGTGCTGGTGCGCACCATCCCGGGCTGCGAGCGGCTCGAGGCGCTCCCGTCCGAGGCGGGGGAGAACGCCTACGCCATGACCGTCACCGCGGGCGTCGCCGCCATCCGCGGGACCTACTCGGGGACCTGCGTGCTCTCAGACCTGCAGCCCCACGAGTCGCTCGTGATGAAGCTCGACGGGGCCGGCGCCCCCGGCACGATCGGGGCCACGGTGCAGGTCAGGTTCCAGCCTTCGGGGGAGTCCACCACGGTGGCGTGGGACGCCGACGCGACCGTCGGCGGGATGATCGGTGGCGTCGGGCAGCGGATGCTCAGCTCGGTGTCGAAGCGGATGGCGGGCGAGTTCTTCGGCAACGTCGACGACGTCGTCACCGGCGCCGCGGGCCCTGGCGCACCCGAGGCCGCGGCGGCCTCCGCCACCACCGAGTCCGCGCCCGGGGTCTTCACCGCCCCGGCCCGTCCGGCGGCGGTGTCCTCGCAGCGCGACTTCCTCGCCGGGGTCGCCGTCGGCGCCGGCCTGGTGGCCCTCGGGGTGCTGCTCGGACGACGCCGGTGACCCTCACCGTCGACTCGCCGGCGCGCGAGCAGGCCGACGCCGTACGTCGCCGTGAGATCTCGGCGCGGGAGCTCCTCGAGCTCCACCTGGCCCGCATCGCCGAGCGCAACCCGCAGCTCAACGCGATCGTCTCCCTCGACGAGGAGCGGGCCCGCGAGGGCGCGACCGCCGCCGACGACCACCTCGCCCGCGGCCACCAGGTCGGCCCGCTCCACGGGCTGCCGATGGCCATCAAGGACACCCACGCGGTGGCCGGGTGGCGCACGACGTACGGCTCACCGCTCTTCGCCGACCACGTCCCGGACCGCGACGACCTGGTGGTGGAACGGATCCGGCGGGCCGGGGCGGTGCTGGTCGGGAGGACCAACGTGCCGGAGTTCGCCGCCGGCAGCCACACGTTCAACCGCGTCTTCGGGACCACCCGCAACCCGGTCGACCCGGAGCGGTCCGCCGGCGGGTCCAGCGGGGGAGCGGCCGCCGCGCTCGCCAGCGGCATGGTCCCCCTCGCCGACGGCTCCGACATGGGCGGCAGCCTGCGCAACCCGGCCTCGTTCTGCGGGGTGGTGGGGCTGCGGCCGAGCCTGGGCCGGGTGCCGACGTGGCCTGCTGCCAACCAGTGGGAGACGACCTCGGTCAGCGGGCCGATGGGGCGCACCGTCGCCGACGTGGCGCTGCTGCTGTCGGTGATGGCGGGCCCCGACCCGCGGGTGCCGTTGGCGCTCTCGCAGCCCGGCCACGTCTTCGCCCCGCCCGTCGCCGGGACCCTGGCCGGTCTCCGGGTCGGGTGGTCGGTGGACCTCGGCGGCCTGCTCGCCGTCGACGAGCGCGTCGCCAGCGTCCTGGCGTCGGTCGGGCACCTCCTCGTGGGTGCCGGGGCCCGCGTCTTCGAGGACCACCCCGACCTCTCGCTGGCCGACGACGCCTTCCGCACGCTGCGGGCCTGGCACTTCCAGGCCAGCTACGGCGAGCTGCTGCATCGTCATCCCGACGACATCAAGCCGTCCCTGGCCGACAACATCCGGGCGGGTGAACGCCTCACCGGTGCCGACGTCGCACGCGCCTTCGCCGCCCGCACCACGCTGGGCGAGGTCATGCGGGAGTTCTTCACCCGCTACGACGTGCTCGTGCTCCCGACCTCGCAGGTGCCGCCGTTCCCGGTCGAGCAGGAGTACCCCACCGAGATCAACGGCCGCCCCATGGAGTCCTACCTCGACTGGATGCGGTCGGCGTACGTCGTCACCGTGACCGGGTGCCCAGCCGTGTCGGTCCCGGCCGGCACCACCCCCGAGGGGCTACCGGTGGGCGTGCAGCTGGTCGCGCCGCACGGTCAGGACCGGCGGCTGCTCGAGGTCGCCGCGGCCTTCGAGCTGGCCCGCACCGGCGGCTGACCCCCCAGCGCCTCGAGGCCTCGACCCAGCAGCACCAGCCCGACCCCAGCGACGGCGACGCCGGCCGCCTCGCCGAGCTTCAGGCTGAACTCGGTGACCAGGAAGACCGCGATCCCCGCCACCCAGCAGGCGACGGGCAGCCACCCGGTGGCGCCCGCCCGGCGCAGCCCGATCCCGAGCAGCACCGGTCCGACCAGCAGGCAGGGCAAGGTGAGCAGCAGCACGACGAAGGCGGGGCCGCCGGCGTCGTCGAGGACCCGGACGGCGACCTCGCGCGGCACCTCGGGCGCGGTCAGTCGCAGGAAGAGCAGGTTGAACGCGCCGCGACCCGCGACGAGCCAGACGCCACCGAGGGCGACGAGCGCAGTGCCGACGCGCAACAGCCGGCCGCCCTGCCCGGACGCCTCGACGCGACGCGCGCCGGACAGCGCCGCGAGGACCAGCAGCATGCCTGCCGCGAGCAGCAGGGCGGTCGCCGCGCCCTCCGCGGTCGGCGATGCCGCCACCGCGTCGTACCGGGCACCGGTCGTCGTGCCCATGTCGGGCAGGGCCGCCTGCCCAGCGGTCCAGCAGCCAGCAGCTGCCGCGAACAGGGCCGTGGTCGTTCCGCGCATGCGTTCCCCTCCCGCGTGGGCGGCACCGGTACCGCCCCGTGTCAGCGTGACGGTAGACCGCGGACACGGGCGACGACGGCAGTTCGCGCGGGTTCTCGTGTCCTCGGGGCGAATCCCCTCCGGAACCGGCTCGCTGCCGTAGCGTGACACCCATGGGTGCCCCCCTGCCCCAGCGGACCCAACGCGTCGTCTTCGCGGTCGCCGTCCCCGCGGCCCTGACGGTCGTCGGGATCGCAGCCGCGCTCCTGGATCCCTCGGTGCCCCAGGCGACCCGGCAGTCCAGCAGCGGCATCCTGCTGCTCCTCGCGGGGGTGGCCGGGGGCGCGTGCAGCTACTACCGGGCCCGCCAGACCAGCGGCCGCCGCCGGCGGTCCTGGTTGCTCTTCGTCGCGGCCAGCGGGCTCGCCATCGCCTCCAACCTCTACGGCGTGCTCCTCGGCACCGACACCTCCATCGAGCCCAGCTCGGTCAGCGACTTCGGGATCGTGGGGGCCCTGCTGCTGGTGATCATCGGCCTGATCGGCTTCCCGGGCGTACGCCACAGCGGCTCCAGCCAGGTGATGGCGGTGCTCGACGGACTGGTTGCCGGCGGCGGGGTGCTGACCATCGTCGCGGTGCTCATCTACCCGAACCTGCTCGAGAGCGGCACCGCGGGCGCGGCCGCGTTCGCCGCCTCCCTGCTGATCCCGGTGCTGGACGTCGTGCTCATCACGGTGGCGCTGACCCTGCTCATCCGCGCCCACGGCCCGGACCGCCCCACGCTGGTGCTGATCGCCTCGGGCTTCCTCATGTACGGCAGCGCCGACCTCGCCTACGCCGTCCTGGTCTCCGAGGGCAGCTTCGACTTCGGGACCCGGCTGGACCTCGGCTGGATCGCCGGCTACCTCGTCGTCTCCCTGGCGGCGCTGCTGCCCAGCCGCGAGGCCGCGCCGGTGGACTCGCATCCCTCCAACACCCGCGGGTCCGTCCTCGTCTTCGGCGTCCTCCTGGTGGCGGGCGTGGTGCAGGTCCGCTTCGGCGAGCAGCTGCGCGGCAGCAACCTGGCGATCGTCTGGCTGCTGCTGGTGCTGCTCGCCGGCGTCCGGCAGGCGATCCTGTCGGTGGTCAACGACTCCCTGCGCCGAGGGCTGCAGCGGCGTGTGGACGAGCAGACCGCGGACCTGGCCCGGCTCGCCGCACAGAACGAGCTGCTGCTCACCTCGGTCGGCGACGGGATCTACGGCGTGGACCGCTCCGGCCGGATCAGCTTCGTCAACCCGTCCGCTGCCGAGGCGCTGGGCTTCCGGACCGACGAGCTGCTCGGGCGCGAGGCGCACGGACTCTTCCACAGCGACCACGACGTGGAGGAGTGCTACGTGCACCTGGCGGTCCATGCCGCAACGGCGGGCAGCGACATCGAGGACGAGTACCGGCGGGTCGGGGAGCGGGCGTTCCCCGTGGAGGTGACCGCGAGCCCGCTGGTGCACCGCGAGGGCGAGGACCCCGTGGGAGCCGTGGTCGTGTTCCGCGACGTCACCCAGCGCCGTGAGGTCGAGCGGATGAAGAACGAGTTCCTCTCCGTGGTCAGCCACGAGCTGCGGACGCCGCTCACCTCCATCCGGGGTTCGCTGGGGCTGCTGGCCGGGGGTGCGGTCGGCGAGCTCGACCCGCGCGCCGCGGCCATGGTGAGCGTGGCGTCCGAGAGCAGCGAGCGGCTCACCCGGCTGATCAACGACCTGCTCGACATGGAACGGATCACAGCCGGCGGCCGGGCGCTGCGGCTGACCGCCGTGGACGCGGGCGATCTGGTCCGCTCCGCCGTGGCCCAGATGGAGGGCGCGGCCGTCCCGCGCGACGTCGTCGTCAGTGCCGGCCCGAGCGAGGGTCGGGTGCTGTGCGACGAGGACCAGGTGCTGCAGACGCTGGCCAACCTGCTCGGCAACGCCATCAAGTTCTCGGAGGCAGGCGGCGAGGTGGTGGTCAGCGCCGCCGTCGAGGGCGAGCACGTGCTGTTCCGGGTGCGCGACCAGGGGCGGGGGATCCCCGGCGACAAGCTCGGCCTGATCTTCGAGCCGTTCGCCCAGGTCGACTCCTCCGACGCCCGGGAGAAGGGCGGCACCGGGCTCGGCCTGGCCATCTGCCGGGCCATCGTCGACCACCACGGTGGCCGGATCTGGGCCGAGAGCCGACCCGGCCAGGGGACGACGATGCTCTTCACCCTCCCGGCCGCGACCGGCGACCGGGTGCCCGAGGTGCTGGCGTGAGCAGTCGCCGGGTCATGGTCGTCGACGACGACGAGTCGATCCGGATGGTGGCCTCCGTGGCGCTGGAGTCGATCGGCGGCTGGCAGGTGCTCTCCGCCGACTCCGGACAGGCCTGCCTGGCGATGGCTCCCGGCCCGGGCATCGACGCGATCCTGCTGGACGTGATGATGCCGGGCCTCGACGGGCTGACCACGTTCCGGCTCCTGCAGGCCGACCCGGCCACGCGCGACATCCCGGTCGTGCTCGTGACGGCCAAGCTCGCCTACGGCGAGCACCCCGACTGGGAGGGCCTGGCCGTGGCGGGAGTGATCGCCAAGCCCTTCGACCCCATGACCCTGGCCCGGGAGGTGGGCGACCTGCTCGGGTGGAACGACTGACCGGCATCCACAGCGGGCTGTGGACAAGATGTGGACGCCGGGGCCGTTGCTGGGGACGAGCCGCTCCATGCTGGGGACGACGCGCCGGAACCCGGAGTACGTGAAGAAAAGGTCGCCGAACCCCTTGTGGCAGCGGGGTTCCGCAACGTAGAACTTCACCCACGCCGACCCGAGAGGGGTGGCGGGACGAGCTCGGAGACGAGGGTCCGTCCGGCGGCAGCTGCTTCGGCGGCAGGCCGCCGCGGCCGCCAGGTGATGTGGTGGCCGGGACCGGGACCTCCGAGCACGTCGACCGGGAGCATCACCAGTACCGGTCGCAGCGCGCGGAGGAGTCGGGCTCAGCCCGCCGTCCTCCCGCGATCCGGAGGGCCCTCGTGACTCATACTCACGAGGGCCCTTCGCCGTTCCCGGAGCCAGGCGACCCGGTGCCGTCGTCCGGTCGGGGAAATCGTCCCACGAGCCCCGCCGGGGCTGTCCAGTCCAGCGTGCCATCGATCCACAGGGCGTCGGCAGCGCTGTGGAGGGAGCCGGCCATCTTGTGGGGAACCCCGGTGCCGCCTGGGGACGACACGCCGGAACCCGGAGTACGTGAAGAAATCTCCGCGAGACCCCTTGTGGCACGGGGGTTGCAGGGCATAGAACTTCTCCCACGCCGACCTGCGAGGGAAGGCGGGATGGCTCGGAGACGAGGGTCCATCGGGCGGCAGCCGGTACGCCGGCGGGCCGCCGCGGCCGCCAGGTGACGGGGCGACCGGGACCCGCGTCGAGGAGTGCATCGACCGGGAGCGTCACCAGTACCGGTCAGCGGTGCCGCCGCAAGCCTTCGGGCCGAGGCCGACACCGTCGGAAGGGCCCTTGTAGCTCATACCTATGAGGGCCCTTCTCCTATTTCCGCGGACCCCCTGTCGCGGAAACCCGGTGGTCGGCGGGGTCCCGCGCGCCCGAGGTCCCCAGCGTGCCGGACTCCGTCGACCTCCTCCGCCGGGGTGCCATGATGAGCCGGTGACGGCGACGTACCGCGTGCTCCACTCGATCGTGCCGCCGGTGCTCCGGGCGGTGTGGCGACCGACCGTGACGGGCCTCGACCTCGTCCCCCGGACCGGACCGGTGATCCTCGCCAGCAACCACCTGAGCTTCGTGGACAGCGTCGTCATCCCGTGCGTCGTCCCGCGCAAGGTCGTCTTCCTCGCCAAGTCCGACTACTTCACCGGCACCGGCGTCCGCGGCACCGTCCGGCGGCTGTGGTTCGAGGGGATCGGGATGCTGCCGGTCGACCGTGACGACAGCCGCGCCGCCCTCGCGAGCCTCGACACCGCCCTGGAGGTGCTCGGCCGGGGTGAGGCCTTCGGCATCTACCCCGAGGGCACCCGGTCGCGCGACGGGCGCCTCTACCGCGGCCGCACCGGCGTGGCGCACCTGGCGCTCACCGCGGGCTGCCCGGTCGTGCCGGTGGGCCTGCAGGGGACCCAGGACATCCAACCCGTCGGGTCGAGCCGCCCCCGGCTGGCCGACGTCACGGTGCGGTTCGGGGAGCCGCTGGACTTCACCGGCCGGTTCGACGGGGTGCCCTCGGGTCGCGCCCGTCGGGAGGCGACCGACGAGATCATGGCTGCCATCGCGCGGCTGTCCGGCCAGGAGCAGGCCGGGACCTACAACGAGCGCTCGCTCGGGGTCTGACCCTCCACCGCGTGGACGTCCCACGCCTCCCCGGCCTCGTCGTCCCAGCGGCGCAGCCGCAGGGCCGTGGCGGTGAAGGGAGGTGCCGCGCCGGCGAGCGCGAGCGCCCGCGGGAGGTCGTCGTCCGTGACCCCCCGGGCCAGGGTCAGGTGGGGAACCCACTGACCGGGCAGGGTCAGCGGTGACCCACCGGGCCCGAGCACGGCGTGCACGTGCTCGTGGAGCTCGAGCAGCGGGCGGTCGACGACCACGTGGCGGGCCACCACCCACCGCTGACGGGCGCGGAAGAGCACGAGCGAGCCGATGCGGACCTCCAGCGGGAGCCGGGCGGCGACCACGGCCAGGCCCGCCTCCGCCGCGGCGGGCACCGCGTCGCGGCTGTCCAGCGTGAGGTGGGGCCGGTTGCTGGGCGCCGTGTGCCGCGCCAGGCTCGGCAGCCCGGCGTCGCGCAGCTCCTCCCACGCGGCCCGGACCCGGGCCTCGCTCGGGCGGTCGAAGGTCACGTCCAGCGCCTGCACCATGCCCACATCCCAGCACGCCGGCTGCGGCGGGGCTGGCAGGTGCTGACAAGCGGATGGGGGTCCGTCGGCAGGATGTGCCGTCGCAGACCGGCGCGCCGAACGGTTGAATCGTCGGCATGGCGCAGCGGATCCGGATCGGCATCGACACCGGAGGCACCTTCACCGACGTGGTCGCGGTCGACGAGACCACGGGTGAGGTGGTCACCACGAAGACACCCTCCACCCCGGCCAACCCCGCTGACGGCTTCCTGGCGGGCATCGAGAAGGTGCTCGACCTCCTCGCTGCCGGCGGCGGGTCGATCAGCGCGGTCTGCCACGGCACCACGGTCGCCACCAACCAGCTGCTGGAGGGCAAGGTCGACCGGCTCGGTTACGTCACGACCACGGGCTACGAGGCGATGCTGGAGATCGCGCGGCAGTCGGTGCCCGACGGCTACGGCAACTCCTACTTCTGGGTGAAGCCGGACCGCATCGTCCCTCGCGACCTGGTGCGCGGCGTCGAGGGCCGCCTCGACTTCACCGGCGAGGAGGTGCGGCCCTTCGACGAGGACGGTGCGCGCGAGGTGGCCCGCTGGTTCCGCGACCGCGGCATCACCACCCTCGGTGTCTGCTTCCTGCACGCCTACGCCAACCCCGACCACGAGCTGCGGATGCGGGAGGTCATCGCCGAGGAGCACCCCGAGGCTGTGGTCTCCATCAGCAGCGAGGTGCTGCGCGAGTACCGCGAGTACGAACGGGCGATGACCACGCTGGTGGACGCCGCGGTGAAGCCGCGGCTCGCGGCGTACGTCACCAACATCACCGAACGGCTCGCCGCCGAGCACCAGCAGGACGGGCAGCGGCCGATCCCGTTCTACGTCATGAAGTCCAACGGCGGCGTGCTCAGCGCGGAGGAGGTGGTCCACCAGCCCATCACCACCGTGCTCTCCGGCCCGGCGGCCGGCGCGCTGGGCGCCGCGCTGATCGCGAAGGTCGCGGGCTTCGACAAGGTGCTCACCAGCGACGGTGGCGGAACCTCCACCGACGTCTCAATCGTCATCGACGGCGAGCCCACCCTGACCACGGAGGGCAGCGTCGGGGTCTACCCGTCGAAGATCCCCATGATCGACGTCGTCACCGTCGGGGCGGGCGGCGGGTCGATCGCCCACCTCTCGCCGGAGGGCACCCTGAAGGTCGGACCCCAGTCGGCGGGCGCCGAC
The genomic region above belongs to Nocardioides coralli and contains:
- a CDS encoding uracil-xanthine permease family protein → MSMFKWDVVDPAPGESVAPHQRLPWGKTVGLGAQHVVAMFGATFVFPIVMGLDPNLAIMFSGICTILFLLICSNKVPSYLGTSASFVASVAAIRGLGGDSADVTGAILLGGLVLALVGVLVHFSGAGMIHRILPPAVTGAVVMLIGFNLAPVVAQIYWPQDQWIALITATFMVVAAVMLPGFWSRIAVFLALIFGYLLSWVADGLLGPITSVLPTSNGEAVEHDRVSWAGVQAADWIGLPSGTLADGVSAVHGPSFSLTFFLLVLPGVIALVAENTGHVKAVAEMTGEDLDPYMGRAIGADGLATALASSFGGSPTTTYAENIGVMGATRVYSTAAYYVAAAVAILLGLCPKFGAIVNATPGGVLGGITLVLYGMIGLVGAKIWVENRVDFGNPVNMVGLAAGIIAGVGNVSLQITDDFELTGIALGTILVIVYFHLVKGRTGTGVGAVTRNLSHPDYDEGVDDVASKGDPDTR
- a CDS encoding FAD binding domain-containing protein, whose product is MKPAPFRYRRPGSLEEALEALAAEPGAKVLAGGQSLVPLLNMRLAAPPALVDINGLPDLDHVTVSDDGVRVGALARHADVLAHEGAREAQPLLARALSHVAHATIRNRGTTVGSIVHADAAAEMPTVLAVLDGSVTVASVRGTRTIPAAELFAGPLESTLAADEVATEAFFPARRPGEGSGFAEIARRHGDYALVGVAGVVRREGDRLAEARLGYLSVDDVPTVVDVTGLEPDAAADRALEVLEPEADIHATAAYRAQLVRVLTRRVLAAATDDAGQP
- a CDS encoding (2Fe-2S)-binding protein, with protein sequence MTEELHDLRLIVNGATHAVRVPARRLLSDALRHDCGLTGTHVGCEHGVCGACTVLLDGRAVRSCLVFAVSAEGADITTVEGLTRDDGTLGPVQQAFADCHGLQCGFCTPGFLTTITAGLRDNPDPSEEEARDMIAGNLCRCTGYQNIVAAVRRAAELAADEEPA
- the cutA gene encoding aerobic carbon-monoxide dehydrogenase large subunit, with the translated sequence MTTKLFGSKVPRVEDQRLLRGQGRYADDVLVGQRVLHAAVLRSPHAHARILDIDVGDVLEVDGVHAVWTHEDLQGAMAEPLPLLIPHPTLTHGRTQYALARDEVNYVGEAVAFVVAEDRYVAEDAVTRIRVDYEVLEPVVGVEAARAAQKAVHDDVPDNVAARMEQENGDARAAIADAPHTLSLDLTIERSACQPLEGRGVVARWDPDLGRMTVWSSTQTSTGVRGCVAAKLGLDLGQVDVITPDVGGGFGVKINHPWPEELLVPLAARTLGVPVRFTEDRREHFISSAHERGQVHHVEVGFDDEGRILGLDVEFWHDHGAYIPYGLIVPIITSTQLLGPYKPQSYRVRFESLYTNTVMVTPYRGAGRPQGCFVMERTMDAIAAALGRDRTEVRAANFIQPDEFPFDQGLVFQDGRELEYDSGDYPALLDRLKDLVGWEEFPAFREEMAAQGRRVGIGLACYVEGTGVGPYEGAHVHIETSGKVKVATGLTSQGQGHQTAFAQIVADELGVPFEQVEVTTGDTRRMPYAVGTFASRAAVMSGSAIHLAAQRAKEKALRIAADALEADEADLELVDGTVRVRGTETGIDLGTVAVLSNPLRYAFDEASKAATQFSVGDPGKPPVAEDDEPGLEGKDFYSPERSTYASGMHAVIVETDPETAEIRILKYAVVHDCGHLINPMIVEGQIHGGVAQGVGGALYERMAYDESGQLLNASFMDFLMPYVTEVPAGIDIDHLETPSPLNPLGIKGAGEAGVIPSAAVFAAAIEDAEGIPITAMPISPSELFDLRTQRQTQQETT
- a CDS encoding SRPBCC family protein, producing MKFAGENTLHAPVEQAWDALLDPAVLVRTIPGCERLEALPSEAGENAYAMTVTAGVAAIRGTYSGTCVLSDLQPHESLVMKLDGAGAPGTIGATVQVRFQPSGESTTVAWDADATVGGMIGGVGQRMLSSVSKRMAGEFFGNVDDVVTGAAGPGAPEAAAASATTESAPGVFTAPARPAAVSSQRDFLAGVAVGAGLVALGVLLGRRR
- a CDS encoding amidase; this encodes MTLTVDSPAREQADAVRRREISARELLELHLARIAERNPQLNAIVSLDEERAREGATAADDHLARGHQVGPLHGLPMAIKDTHAVAGWRTTYGSPLFADHVPDRDDLVVERIRRAGAVLVGRTNVPEFAAGSHTFNRVFGTTRNPVDPERSAGGSSGGAAAALASGMVPLADGSDMGGSLRNPASFCGVVGLRPSLGRVPTWPAANQWETTSVSGPMGRTVADVALLLSVMAGPDPRVPLALSQPGHVFAPPVAGTLAGLRVGWSVDLGGLLAVDERVASVLASVGHLLVGAGARVFEDHPDLSLADDAFRTLRAWHFQASYGELLHRHPDDIKPSLADNIRAGERLTGADVARAFAARTTLGEVMREFFTRYDVLVLPTSQVPPFPVEQEYPTEINGRPMESYLDWMRSAYVVTVTGCPAVSVPAGTTPEGLPVGVQLVAPHGQDRRLLEVAAAFELARTGG